The genomic segment AGCTGCTAAAGCGTAATTATCTTCGGCATTTATAAGTGTTCCACCGTTTTACGGGTAAGTGGGATCCCGGCTCGCTCCTCTTGCCACCGTTTCCTCCGTCGAAACCATTTCGCCCCCATATTTTATTATCAGTTAGCCTCGGGCCCTAAGTGCCCGATCCATATCGCGCTTGGCATCCCTAGCTGCAATATCTTGTCTTTTATCATATAACTTTTTACCCCGGGCTAAACCAAGTAGCACTTTAGCCCTACCATTTTTAAAGTAAACCTTTAACGGTACCAAGGTAAAACCCTTTTCCCTGGTTTGTGCGTGTAAACGTTTTATCTCTTGTTTATGCAGCAACAGTTTGCGGGTGCGCTTTGGTTCATGGTTAAACCGGTTACCTTGTTCATAGGGACTTACATGCATATTATATAATATCATTTCACCCTTTTCAACTCGGGCATAGCTGTCCTGCAAGTTAGCTTTCCCCGCACGCAAAGATTTAACTTCTGTGCCTTCCAACACTATACCCGCTTCATAGGTCTCCAAAATGTGATAATCATGTCTTGCCTTGCGGTTTTCTGTTACTACCC from the Desulfofalx alkaliphila DSM 12257 genome contains:
- the smpB gene encoding SsrA-binding protein SmpB, with the translated sequence MAAKSGDRVVTENRKARHDYHILETYEAGIVLEGTEVKSLRAGKANLQDSYARVEKGEMILYNMHVSPYEQGNRFNHEPKRTRKLLLHKQEIKRLHAQTREKGFTLVPLKVYFKNGRAKVLLGLARGKKLYDKRQDIAARDAKRDMDRALRARG